TAAAACCAAACGCTCCCATTGTTATGCTcactttaataataattaaaaaaaatcataaatatttcattcatgtttgaaaataattttaaaagagtttaaatcAGTTTGATCATATCTAGAATCACTCCAAAACTTAATACTAATATATTACACGTTTAAgtacaattttcatatcttcaaattttgtttttaatgattaaaaaccatatttaagagtaagaaaatgaaagaaaataatttttattattttagattcaTTCTCAAACACATCTaaactagagaaaaaaatattgcttGTTAAAATACTTTTTCGGATAAACccaattcatttattaaaaaaaaaaaaaataaataaaatgaattgaagTTGAGTATATTTAGTAAAAGCAGGCAATTAGAATCTGATTGAAGATTAGTGATTTGTTTTAATGAGATGagttttagtttgaaattgggacatcaaaaacaaattatatataaaagaaaacattggtAGCATTATTGAACCAAAACTTAGAGATTATGAGGCAGACACAATGACATAATggaaatactttttaaaaatatatatataaaaaagaagaagatgaatagtGGGACAGAGATATTGTTTGTCATGTGTGGTTTTTAGTATTGCAAACTTTTTCACTGGcaatgggtttttcttttcttcaaaaataataatcaaaattgtgGTTTTTGTGCACTTTGGGTTATTCTATTCAGTACTTTCCACTTTTGGTCCCAAGTTGGTGCTGAGAATTATGACATTTCTTACACTTTCATCACACTTTTTGACCTCTtaactcttctttctttttcttactttctcttcttctcttattcttctctctctcacatGATCAAAATTCACTTTGTTCATATCATCACttacatcaaatttaaattttgaattacattTAAACTTAGACTTTACTACTAATCCGCTATTAACAAAATGTAGTTGGTATGGCTATGAAGTAGTACGATCCTAATCTCGATTTCTATGTATAACATGTCTAACTTTATAACATTTGAGTGTTAAAAGAAAGTGGTAAGAAATcaattaaatctataaaaattattatgtgcaaaaaaaaaagggttgtATCTTACTTATCTACTGACTTCACTTGTAAGGAAGATCTTCTCTTATGTTTCTTATGCAGTTTTCTTATACTTGTCCCCTTATACTGtgcatttaattaataatggtGTCccactaatattttattattttgtaatttaatatgtatggtttttattactttttttggGTGCAAAACAGCATGTTCTAAAAGTTCTTATATCACAGTTTGTTTGTTCTGATTGGCAGTGGATCTCATTTCTTTGCATTCTTCTGTTAAATTCCTTTCATGAAAGGTTAGGAATGTTGGAGAAAGATGTGATGTTCACCTCAAAAAGTGCCAAAACTTCCAAAcataaccaaatataaattagtaGTTTGtggtttaaaaagaaacatactAACAAAATGTAGGTATGCCTGAGTTTTATACCAATTTATCTACTAACTTTGATCTTGAAATAAATagacaaatatgaaaagataAGTGAGAGGTTAAAGATTTTCGATGGGGGGATCCAAAGTGGAACCCGGTGAAGAGGAATCCGGAAAACTCAAACATACACAAGAAGAAAACTACTAAATACAACAGGCATTAATAGAGCtacaacaaaaggaaaaaagtaacAGAAAACTCTCAACATTTTTTGATGTTTTCATCTACCTTAAAACGATTGATCGAACAAACCGGATTCTTCTTCGCCGAGTGACCTGTGTTGAATCCCTTTTGTAGAGATTTGTAATAAGAAACCAAACTGGATTCATCCCAATTCTTCTTGGCCTTCTGATGGACATCTGATAAGCTCTAATATATTAACAACCTCTGCCATATCGGGTCGGTTCGATGGCACCTGAGATGTGCATATCAAGCCTAGTTTCACTACTGGTATGGCCTCTTCTAATGGAAAATTCCTCTGGAGCCTCCCATCAATGCATTCCTCCACCCGACCTTCTTCCAGCTCCCGCCGAACCATGTCGCAAAGTACCACCACGTCGTCTTCCATGTATTCCACAGGTCTCTTCCCTGTTACCACTTCAAGAACCAGAACTCCAAATCCATACACATCACATTTCTCTGTTATCTTAACCGTTTTGCAGGCAAACTCAGGTGCCATGTATCCTAGTGCGCTTTGTATCTTGCTGCTCAGCACGTACCGATCAAGCATCGGTAACAATCTTGCTAAGCCAAAATCTCCAACTTTAGGTTCCCCCGAACTATCAATCAGTACATTGCTTGATTTTATGTTGTAGTGGATGATGTTCATTTGGTGCAAATGTGCCAAGCTTTTCGCAGTTCCGAGGATTATGTTGAACCTTTCATTCCATGAGAGGATGTTTCCACCCAACCCTTCATGAAGCTGTTTATACAAACTCCCTCCAGACACAAATTCATATATGAGAAGCTGCAGAGATGGAGTCCAGTAATAACCTTCTAAAGCCACAAGATTTTGGTGCCTAACTTTCCCCAACTTCTTAACCTCCCTTTCAAACTCTTCTTGAGATTTGACTAGACTTGAAACAGTGAGCTTTTTTATTGCAACGGGATGTCCATCACGAAGAACAGTTTGGTAAACAGCTCCAAATCCGCCACGGCCAAGCTCACAATCCTTGTTAAGGAGAGCATGTGCACCGGTACTGAAATCAGGCTCTCCTGAAAACATGACAAGCTTGCCAGAATTAGCATCCGTAGTTGGGGAGTGGCTGAAGTCATCCCCTCCTGAAAACGTGATGGCTGCTTCAGGACGATTCGCAGATGACCGAACATGGAGGTTAATGACAGTGATCGCAACTACACCGACGAGGATAACAGCAGCTGCACCAATGGCAATGAGTGCAGAGATGCTGAGGATGATTCTTTTGTGACCAAGAGTTGTAGGTAATGAAGTAGAACCCGCGTCAGAAGATGAGTTGGGGTTGAGAACAATGGGCTTTGGAAGGACACCTGGGCAAGACCTCTTGACAATAGAACCACAAAGAGAAGGATTTCCAGCTACAGAGGAGGGGGAGATTGTATTGAAAAACCCACCTGCAGGTAGTTCACCTTGCAGATTGTTGTGAGaaatgttaaacaaaagaaGGTTAGGAAGATTAGCCAACTGTTTTGGCAATGCACCACTGAGATTGTTTGTTGACAAGTCCACAATTTGAAGATTGATCAGTTGAGACAATTCTGCTGGTATGGAGCCAGTTAATCTGTTTTCCGATACGTCCCTGCAAAATTGAAGCAGTATCAAAGAGCCGCATCGATAATGTAAACTCAGGAGAGACCTCAAACACTCTCACAATGAAATAGAATCGCAAAAgcattgaaatttatttgctGTCATTATAAGAAGCACAGTTCAACCCagcaaaaatgaaagaatcctacaagaaaatgaaacatcaAAGCAAAAGACCACTTACAAAGTTACAAGTGAAGAACAGTTCCCCACTGAATTTGGAACCCCACCCTCCAGCAAGTTCTTCCCCAGTCTCAATTCTTTCAAAGATACATCTCTGCCAAGTGTTTCGGGAATGCTTCCATTCAACTGGTTCTCACTCAAGTCAAGAAAAACCAAGGCCTTCAGGCCTCCAATACTCTCCGGAATAGCACCAACAAATGAGTTCTTACACAGATTCAACACCTGCAAGCTACTTAATATCCCAATATCAGGTGAAATTTCACCAGAAAATGCATTGTGAGACAAATCTAAAACTTGAAGATTAACAAGAGCCTTTCCCACAGTTGTAGAAAGAGAGCTTCTTTTGATATCAGAAGGCAATACATTTTGCGAACCCAGCTTCAGAATCCAGGCCGGAAGAACACCGGTGAGAGAACCGTGACCGAGATCCATAGCTGAAaggttttgagatggaactaTGGACTCTGCCAAGCTACCAGTTAAACCATTTCCGGAAACATTCAAAACCTTCAGTTTTTGAAGATTCCCAAATGAACTTGGAATAGGACCAGAAAACCTATTCCCTGAAAGGTCCAAGATTTCAAGGCCTTCCATTCCACCAATCCATTCAGGAACCTCCCCTTGAAATAAGTTCCTTCTTAAATTAAGAGTACTGCATAAACTAAGCTTCTTCATTGTCGCCGGAACGTTGCCGGAGAAAGAATTTTCACTGAGATCAACAGACCTCAAGAGCATACAACTCCCAATGCCATCTGGGATCTGTCCAGAAAACCGATTCTTCCCCAAATTAACAGCTCGCAAATTATTCATACCCTTCACCTCCGGTGGAATTTCACCTTCCAAAATATTATCAGACAAATCCAAAGATCGAAGCCCAGTTAAGGACCAAATCCCAGACGGCAATGAACCTGAAAACTGATTAGAAGATAAATTTACAGCAGCAAGACTGGAACAAGAGCTCAAACTTTCCGGGATTTTCcctgaaattttgttgttagCCAAAGAGATTACTCTCAACGACCCACATTGCCGGAAGAAATCATCCGGAATCATCCCATGAAACCCATTGCCGCTTAAATCAACCACTCGAAGATTTTCAAAGCGAGCATTATTGGGACTTAAATTTCCAGTAAGATTGTTGTTCGCAAGAGAGAGTTTACGAAGAAACTGCAATTGAAGAAGACCACGACCAAGCCTGCCATTGAGTGAGAAGCCATCAAGATTAAGCTCAACAACTCTATTGGATCTGGGGTTGCATTTTAAACCAACCCAATTACATGGGTTATCGTCATCTTCATTCCACGAGGCGAGTTTCCCTTCAGGGTCTTCAATGTCGGCCTTGAACACAATCAGCCCCAAAACGTCTTCGTTCAAAGGTGGGTTCAGAGATCTCACCAACACTGGAACCACAACAAACAAGACGAACAACCCCAGTAGCCTTTTCATCTTCAAGAAAACACCAGAATTATACGCTACTAAACACAACAAGTTCAAATAAACCCCAAAGCCATGCCAAAACTTTAAACCTTACCCAGTACCAACCAACACCCAAAAATTAATCTCCCCAACTATAATACCACAAAAATTTTCATACCcggaaagaaaaatgttaaaaagaaacGACAA
This DNA window, taken from Cucumis sativus cultivar 9930 chromosome 6, Cucumber_9930_V3, whole genome shotgun sequence, encodes the following:
- the LOC101217024 gene encoding probable LRR receptor-like serine/threonine-protein kinase IRK, encoding MKRLLGLFVLFVVVPVLVRSLNPPLNEDVLGLIVFKADIEDPEGKLASWNEDDDNPCNWVGLKCNPRSNRVVELNLDGFSLNGRLGRGLLQLQFLRKLSLANNNLTGNLSPNNARFENLRVVDLSGNGFHGMIPDDFFRQCGSLRVISLANNKISGKIPESLSSCSSLAAVNLSSNQFSGSLPSGIWSLTGLRSLDLSDNILEGEIPPEVKGMNNLRAVNLGKNRFSGQIPDGIGSCMLLRSVDLSENSFSGNVPATMKKLSLCSTLNLRRNLFQGEVPEWIGGMEGLEILDLSGNRFSGPIPSSFGNLQKLKVLNVSGNGLTGSLAESIVPSQNLSAMDLGHGSLTGVLPAWILKLGSQNVLPSDIKRSSLSTTVGKALVNLQVLDLSHNAFSGEISPDIGILSSLQVLNLCKNSFVGAIPESIGGLKALVFLDLSENQLNGSIPETLGRDVSLKELRLGKNLLEGGVPNSVGNCSSLVTLDVSENRLTGSIPAELSQLINLQIVDLSTNNLSGALPKQLANLPNLLLFNISHNNLQGELPAGGFFNTISPSSVAGNPSLCGSIVKRSCPGVLPKPIVLNPNSSSDAGSTSLPTTLGHKRIILSISALIAIGAAAVILVGVVAITVINLHVRSSANRPEAAITFSGGDDFSHSPTTDANSGKLVMFSGEPDFSTGAHALLNKDCELGRGGFGAVYQTVLRDGHPVAIKKLTVSSLVKSQEEFEREVKKLGKVRHQNLVALEGYYWTPSLQLLIYEFVSGGSLYKQLHEGLGGNILSWNERFNIILGTAKSLAHLHQMNIIHYNIKSSNVLIDSSGEPKVGDFGLARLLPMLDRYVLSSKIQSALGYMAPEFACKTVKITEKCDVYGFGVLVLEVVTGKRPVEYMEDDVVVLCDMVRRELEEGRVEECIDGRLQRNFPLEEAIPVVKLGLICTSQVPSNRPDMAEVVNILELIRCPSEGQEELG